A genomic window from Fibrobacterota bacterium includes:
- a CDS encoding PAAR domain-containing protein, whose translation MPGKPAARLTDPTAHGGLISGPGVPTVLIGKMPAATLGDMHVCPMMTPGTPPIPHVGGPITLGSTGVMIGKKPAARMGDLAICVGPPSSVIMGCPTVMIGEVGSGSQAGSAGSAAAAAAASVKGPKEVNTVPPPKHESKTSESHEVKVAFQDASGRPLAGVWFQLKDPDGQKSTCCSTMEGTFQKGGFSKKGSFEVEICALKDPKFAKTSIKPGEKVKMQVKAEGLEDGVRVDFRVEAVGLDEKEHTHGVYVANLKGGAAEVEWSYRDAELSTYGDEGAEGIAGFRFVVAAGFVVAVSPVAKREPVEDKPIVTRAPLVSM comes from the coding sequence ATGCCTGGCAAACCAGCAGCCCGTCTGACCGACCCCACCGCCCACGGTGGCCTGATTTCCGGCCCCGGCGTTCCCACCGTTTTGATTGGCAAGATGCCCGCCGCCACCTTGGGCGACATGCACGTGTGCCCCATGATGACTCCGGGAACCCCACCGATTCCCCACGTGGGCGGTCCCATCACACTGGGAAGCACCGGGGTGATGATCGGGAAGAAACCCGCGGCGCGCATGGGGGATCTGGCCATCTGCGTGGGGCCGCCGTCCAGCGTGATCATGGGTTGCCCCACGGTGATGATCGGCGAGGTGGGAAGTGGCTCGCAGGCGGGAAGCGCGGGTTCCGCAGCCGCGGCCGCGGCCGCTTCTGTCAAAGGACCCAAGGAGGTCAACACCGTGCCTCCGCCCAAGCACGAATCCAAGACGTCGGAAAGCCACGAGGTGAAGGTGGCCTTCCAGGACGCGTCGGGACGCCCCTTGGCGGGTGTGTGGTTCCAGCTCAAGGATCCGGATGGACAGAAATCGACATGCTGTTCCACCATGGAGGGGACCTTCCAGAAGGGGGGCTTTTCCAAGAAGGGTTCCTTCGAGGTGGAGATCTGCGCTCTGAAGGATCCCAAGTTCGCCAAGACCTCCATCAAGCCGGGTGAAAAGGTGAAGATGCAGGTGAAGGCGGAAGGCCTGGAAGACGGCGTTCGCGTGGACTTCCGGGTGGAAGCGGTGGGACTGGACGAGAAGGAACATACCCACGGAGTGTATGTGGCCAACCTCAAGGGGGGAGCGGCCGAAGTGGAATGGAGCTACCGCGACGCGGAGCTTTCCACCTACGGCGACGAGGGCGCGGAGGGGATCGCGGGATTCCGGTTCGTGGTGGCGGCAGGATTTGTCGTGGCGGTTTCGCCGGTGGCCAAGCGGGAGCCGGTGGAGGACAAGCCCATCGTCACGCGTGCTCCGTTGGTGTCGATGTGA